The following are encoded in a window of Cryobacterium sp. CG_9.6 genomic DNA:
- a CDS encoding sugar diacid recognition domain-containing protein, with protein MTENPLGFGVPAPRIGRDLAQRVVDQVAPSLTYNVNIMDAAGVIIGSMDAVRVGELHAGAREAAHRRDTVQINPGDEAGGTRPGVNIPLLLDGQVVAVVGVTGDPVLVLPVAQVLVLAIQMLLAQDQVRDISSWRESATRDILESLTLGHLTESQLVAQLHRIDAPLQPPWNLTAVIPVSGERRSGPVRVLRTLRDVSGIATAEINGAVWVLTGSSSSLTLALVKKRLQQSSSTVRFLSGRVAASMSDLVSDAQRLQLILTTPALIPAQTETRLAALSLEVAVASLPPTLVDDTARTVLVRVGVTLRETARTFLAEGLSITRAARELHVHRNTVVQRLDRLQLLTGLDIRQFNAAMTMNVALLADTAGNVHAAQGEAE; from the coding sequence ATGACGGAAAACCCCCTCGGCTTCGGCGTCCCCGCACCACGGATCGGTCGAGATCTGGCCCAGCGCGTCGTTGACCAGGTGGCGCCGAGTCTGACCTACAACGTCAACATCATGGATGCCGCGGGCGTGATTATCGGGTCCATGGATGCTGTTCGGGTGGGTGAACTGCACGCAGGTGCCCGGGAGGCTGCACATCGCCGCGACACGGTGCAGATCAACCCCGGCGACGAAGCGGGTGGAACCCGACCGGGAGTGAATATCCCGCTTCTTCTCGACGGCCAGGTGGTGGCCGTGGTCGGCGTGACCGGTGACCCTGTGCTCGTCCTGCCCGTTGCTCAGGTGCTTGTTCTGGCCATTCAGATGCTGCTGGCGCAAGATCAGGTCCGTGACATCTCGTCGTGGCGTGAGTCGGCCACCCGCGACATTCTGGAGAGCCTCACGCTCGGTCACCTGACGGAGAGCCAGCTCGTCGCCCAGCTGCACCGCATCGATGCCCCCCTGCAGCCGCCCTGGAATCTGACCGCCGTCATTCCGGTCAGTGGGGAACGTCGGAGTGGACCGGTGCGGGTACTTCGAACCCTGCGTGACGTCTCCGGTATCGCGACCGCCGAGATCAACGGTGCCGTCTGGGTGCTGACGGGGTCGTCGAGTTCCCTCACCCTCGCCCTGGTGAAAAAACGCTTACAGCAGTCCTCATCCACGGTGCGATTTCTGTCCGGCCGAGTGGCCGCCTCGATGAGTGACTTGGTCAGTGATGCCCAGCGCCTCCAGCTGATCCTGACGACGCCCGCACTGATTCCCGCTCAGACAGAGACTCGCCTTGCGGCGCTGAGTCTTGAGGTTGCGGTTGCCTCACTGCCCCCCACCCTCGTTGACGACACCGCGCGAACGGTGCTCGTTCGTGTAGGTGTCACCCTCCGTGAGACGGCGAGGACCTTTCTTGCCGAAGGGCTATCGATCACCCGTGCCGCCCGGGAGCTGCACGTGCATCGCAACACGGTTGTGCAGCGGCTGGATCGCTTGCAGCTGCTGACCGGGCTCGATATTCGCCAGTTCAACGCGGCCATGACCATGAACGTGGCCCTCCTGGCCGACACGGCAGGAAATGTGCACGCTGCACAGGGTGAGGCCGAATAA
- a CDS encoding glycerate kinase, with protein MNDRTALTPLTIVIAPDSFKGSLTAAEAAAAMAHGVQDVLGAAARVVLCPMADGGEGTLETIAAAWGVEPRSLRTVDALGRVRTARYGVSADARMGLIEAAESNGLPLVTDVLLQPQRADTFGVGLLARELLEQNVEEILLCVGGSASTDGGTGLLSALGVRFCDATGEPVPPGGGGLAAIVSIDVSELHPRARAVRWRVAVDVNNPPCGPRGAAAVFGPQKGADPHDIEALDAGLANLAAVVRSATGEDMRDRAGAGAAGGMPVTLVPLLGAEMVPGSTLVADAVGLDALLATADLVLTGEGSFDSQSLGGKVAVAVAHRAPEGCPVVVIAGRVALSAAETRAAGITAALSIAGGPATLAELQRHASERVRDTTAHAVALICPQH; from the coding sequence ATGAACGATCGTACGGCGCTGACGCCGCTCACCATAGTGATCGCGCCCGATTCGTTCAAAGGCAGCCTGACGGCGGCCGAAGCCGCGGCAGCAATGGCGCACGGCGTGCAGGATGTGCTGGGGGCGGCGGCTCGCGTCGTGCTGTGCCCCATGGCCGATGGCGGTGAGGGCACCCTCGAGACCATTGCAGCTGCCTGGGGGGTGGAACCGCGCAGCCTCCGCACCGTTGACGCGCTCGGGCGTGTGCGCACCGCCCGGTACGGTGTGTCCGCTGATGCCCGCATGGGCCTGATCGAAGCTGCCGAGTCAAACGGGCTTCCCCTCGTCACCGATGTGTTGCTGCAACCACAGCGGGCCGACACGTTTGGGGTGGGACTGCTCGCCCGAGAGTTGCTTGAGCAGAACGTGGAAGAAATTCTGCTGTGCGTCGGTGGCTCGGCGAGCACCGACGGGGGAACCGGCCTGCTCAGCGCCCTCGGGGTGAGATTTTGTGATGCCACCGGGGAACCGGTGCCACCCGGCGGAGGCGGACTTGCTGCCATCGTTTCGATCGATGTGTCCGAGCTTCACCCCCGTGCCCGAGCCGTCCGCTGGCGCGTGGCGGTCGACGTGAACAACCCGCCCTGCGGTCCCCGCGGGGCCGCCGCGGTGTTCGGCCCGCAGAAAGGTGCCGACCCACACGACATCGAGGCGCTCGATGCCGGCCTCGCCAATTTGGCCGCGGTCGTGCGCTCCGCCACCGGCGAAGACATGCGTGACCGGGCTGGGGCCGGAGCCGCGGGCGGTATGCCCGTCACCCTCGTACCGCTCCTCGGCGCCGAGATGGTGCCCGGGTCAACACTGGTAGCGGATGCCGTGGGTCTGGACGCCCTGCTGGCAACCGCCGACCTCGTCCTGACCGGAGAGGGCAGTTTCGACAGCCAATCCCTCGGCGGCAAGGTTGCCGTTGCCGTTGCCCACCGCGCCCCGGAGGGCTGCCCGGTGGTGGTCATTGCCGGTCGGGTCGCGCTCTCGGCTGCCGAGACCCGGGCAGCCGGTATCACCGCTGCCCTGTCGATTGCCGGTGGCCCCGCCACCCTTGCTGAACTCCAACGACACGCGAGCGAACGGGTGCGCGACACCACCGCCCACGCCGTCGCCCTGATCTGTCCCCAACACTGA
- a CDS encoding GntP family permease, whose product MLSIAILVTLVAAIVFATAKLKINPFLALLGAALVGGFAFRLPVDTIAPTMTTAFGATLGNIGLIILFGTIIGVILERTGSAIAMAEALIRLLGTRFPTLTMSIIGFIVSIPVFCDSGFVILNSLKKAIAARTQVSLVAMTIALMTGLYATHVFVPPTPGPLAAAGNLNIIDQLGLIIGFGLIAALVSAAAGLLWANRFLKKDIQLLPEPAGEENDLSREYDQLRSGYGTLPNAFLAFLPILAPIVLICIASIAKLPAAPFGDSGLFIAIVFLGTPVIALMVGLVAALFLLRGANKLTTFGDNVNEGIRISAPILLITASGAAFGSILAASDLTDYLGSTLSTLGLGLVVPFVISAALKTAQGSSTVAMVTTSVLLLPLLPALGLDSDMGRVLSVLAIGAGAMVVSHANDSFFWVVSQLSRIPVATAYRTLTPATAIQGVAGFAAVWVMGLIVL is encoded by the coding sequence ATGCTGAGCATTGCCATCCTGGTGACCCTCGTGGCCGCCATCGTCTTCGCCACGGCGAAACTCAAGATCAATCCGTTCCTGGCTCTGCTGGGTGCGGCACTCGTGGGCGGGTTTGCCTTCCGGCTGCCGGTTGACACGATCGCACCCACCATGACCACGGCGTTCGGCGCCACCCTCGGTAACATCGGGCTCATTATTCTGTTCGGCACGATCATCGGTGTCATTCTGGAACGCACCGGTTCTGCCATCGCCATGGCCGAAGCGTTGATTCGGCTGTTGGGCACCCGGTTTCCGACCCTGACCATGAGCATCATCGGGTTCATTGTGTCCATCCCGGTGTTCTGTGACTCGGGTTTCGTCATTCTCAACTCCCTCAAGAAGGCCATTGCCGCGCGCACCCAGGTGTCGCTGGTGGCCATGACCATCGCACTGATGACCGGCCTGTATGCCACCCACGTGTTCGTCCCGCCGACACCCGGACCGCTCGCGGCGGCTGGCAACCTGAATATCATCGACCAGCTGGGGCTCATCATCGGGTTCGGGTTGATCGCTGCCCTGGTGTCGGCCGCGGCCGGACTGCTGTGGGCCAATCGCTTTCTGAAGAAAGACATCCAGCTGCTGCCCGAGCCTGCGGGGGAGGAGAACGACCTCAGCCGGGAATACGACCAGTTACGTTCCGGCTACGGCACACTTCCCAACGCCTTCCTAGCCTTTCTCCCCATTTTGGCCCCGATCGTTCTGATCTGTATCGCGTCCATTGCAAAGCTTCCCGCCGCTCCATTCGGTGACTCGGGACTCTTCATCGCCATTGTCTTCCTGGGCACGCCCGTCATCGCCCTGATGGTCGGCCTTGTGGCCGCTCTGTTTTTGCTCCGCGGTGCGAACAAACTCACCACGTTTGGGGACAACGTGAACGAAGGCATCCGTATCTCGGCACCGATCCTCCTGATCACGGCGTCGGGAGCGGCGTTCGGGTCGATCCTGGCCGCATCCGACCTCACCGACTACCTCGGTAGCACGTTGTCGACTCTCGGTCTCGGACTCGTGGTGCCGTTCGTTATCTCCGCCGCTCTCAAGACCGCGCAGGGATCCTCCACCGTGGCCATGGTCACGACCTCGGTGCTGCTGCTCCCGCTACTCCCGGCGCTGGGGCTTGATTCGGACATGGGCCGGGTGCTCTCCGTTCTGGCCATCGGAGCCGGTGCCATGGTTGTCTCGCACGCCAATGACAGTTTCTTCTGGGTGGTATCGCAGCTCAGTCGCATTCCCGTCGCCACGGCCTATCGCACACTCACCCCGGCCACCGCCATTCAGGGCGTTGCCGGGTTCGCCGCGGTCTGGGTAATGGGACTCATTGTCCTGTAG
- the moaA gene encoding GTP 3',8-cyclase MoaA: MTGAEIPAVPQRFYNLLSDIPPVGEAPTGLLTDHRDRPLQDLRLSVTDRCNFRCVYCMPKEIFGKDFAFMERDELMTFEEMTRLARISIAHGVEKIRLTGGEPLLRRGLEELVGMLAALRTPDGREIDIALTTNGSALATKAQALKDAGLKRVTVSLDSLDNATFQAMNDVKFPVSKVLHGIDVAHEVGLGPIKINMVMQRGKNDQDIVAMARHFKDTPYILRFIEFMDVGTSNGWEMGAVVPSADVVARIHAELPLEEVAPNYNGETSQRWRYRDGGGEIGVISSVTQSFCHSCSRARISTDGKLFTCLFATEGHDLRALMRNGCTDEQLSTVMAHIWRERTDRYSELRSSKTRELRASGKKKIEMSYIGG; the protein is encoded by the coding sequence ATGACTGGTGCCGAAATCCCCGCAGTCCCGCAGCGCTTCTACAACCTTCTTTCTGACATACCCCCCGTAGGGGAGGCACCCACCGGATTACTGACGGACCACCGTGATCGACCGCTGCAGGATCTGCGGCTCTCGGTCACGGACCGGTGTAATTTCCGCTGTGTGTACTGTATGCCCAAGGAAATCTTCGGCAAGGACTTTGCGTTCATGGAGCGCGACGAACTCATGACCTTCGAAGAGATGACCCGTCTGGCGCGGATTTCCATCGCGCACGGCGTGGAGAAGATTCGCCTCACGGGTGGCGAGCCCCTGCTGCGCCGGGGGCTGGAAGAACTGGTGGGGATGCTCGCCGCGCTTCGCACCCCCGACGGGCGTGAGATTGATATTGCCCTCACCACGAACGGCTCGGCCCTGGCCACGAAGGCCCAGGCGCTCAAGGATGCCGGTCTCAAGCGCGTGACGGTGTCCTTGGACTCGCTGGATAACGCCACCTTCCAAGCCATGAATGACGTCAAGTTTCCGGTTTCGAAGGTGCTGCACGGAATCGATGTGGCCCACGAGGTGGGACTCGGGCCGATCAAGATCAACATGGTGATGCAACGCGGCAAGAACGACCAGGACATTGTGGCGATGGCGCGCCATTTCAAGGACACACCCTACATTTTGCGCTTCATCGAGTTCATGGACGTGGGCACGAGCAACGGCTGGGAAATGGGCGCTGTGGTGCCCTCGGCCGACGTTGTGGCTCGCATTCATGCCGAGCTGCCGCTCGAAGAGGTTGCGCCCAATTACAACGGTGAAACCAGTCAGCGCTGGCGTTACCGTGACGGTGGCGGCGAGATCGGCGTGATCTCCAGCGTCACACAGTCCTTCTGTCACTCCTGCTCTCGAGCGCGGATATCCACGGACGGCAAGCTGTTCACCTGCCTGTTCGCCACCGAGGGCCACGACCTGCGCGCGCTGATGCGCAACGGTTGCACTGACGAGCAGCTCTCCACCGTGATGGCGCACATTTGGCGTGAGCGCACGGACCGCTACTCCGAGCTGCGCAGTTCTAAGACCCGTGAGCTGCGGGCATCCGGTAAGAAGAAAATCGAAATGTCATACATTGGTGGTTAG
- the fdhD gene encoding formate dehydrogenase accessory sulfurtransferase FdhD, whose translation MGRITARRKIVRMTVGAHPIAGEDFLAVEEPLEMRVNGRSLAVTMRTPGNDFDLAAGFLVSEGIITRGAHFSSARYCAGATVDGENTYNVMDVTLADGVNPPDPSLERSFITTSSCGLCGKASIDAVRTKSLYDVAADALRVDAEMLTTFPNLLRAGQDVFQKTGGLHAAALFDGTTGEMLVLREDVGRHNAVDKVIGWAVKEERLPLTGTVLMVSSRASFELAQKALMAGIPVLAAVSAPSSLAAEFAAEVGMTLVGFLRGSSMVIYAGDQRITETLPAETLPVENAVTV comes from the coding sequence ATGGGCAGAATTACAGCTCGACGCAAAATTGTTCGCATGACGGTAGGCGCGCACCCGATAGCCGGGGAAGATTTTCTCGCGGTCGAGGAACCGCTCGAGATGCGGGTGAACGGCCGCTCGCTTGCCGTCACGATGCGCACTCCCGGCAACGATTTCGACCTTGCGGCCGGTTTCCTGGTGTCCGAGGGCATCATTACGCGCGGTGCCCACTTCAGCAGTGCCCGGTACTGCGCCGGCGCAACCGTCGACGGTGAGAACACCTACAACGTCATGGACGTCACTCTGGCGGACGGCGTCAACCCGCCCGACCCGAGCCTCGAGAGGTCCTTCATCACGACCAGCTCGTGTGGGCTGTGCGGCAAGGCGAGCATTGACGCCGTACGCACCAAATCCCTCTACGACGTGGCAGCGGATGCCCTCCGCGTCGACGCGGAAATGCTCACCACCTTCCCGAACCTGCTGCGTGCCGGGCAGGACGTCTTCCAGAAGACGGGTGGCCTGCATGCCGCTGCCCTGTTCGACGGAACGACCGGCGAGATGCTTGTGCTGCGTGAAGACGTGGGCCGGCACAACGCCGTCGACAAGGTGATCGGCTGGGCCGTGAAGGAAGAGCGCCTCCCGCTGACCGGAACCGTGCTCATGGTTTCCAGCCGCGCGAGCTTCGAACTCGCGCAGAAGGCACTGATGGCCGGCATTCCCGTGCTCGCGGCCGTGTCAGCGCCGTCGTCCCTCGCCGCCGAGTTTGCGGCCGAGGTGGGCATGACTCTCGTCGGGTTCCTCCGCGGCTCGTCCATGGTGATCTACGCGGGCGATCAGCGCATCACGGAGACCCTGCCAGCAGAGACCCTGCCGGTGGAGAACGCGGTCACCGTCTAG
- a CDS encoding FdhF/YdeP family oxidoreductase, which translates to MTRGAPIEDINEDNLIVKEPKTHAAGVKAVMVALDRGFAQAGIARTAKSLLRLNQRDGTDCPGCAWPESQGHRKTAEFCENGAKAVAEESTLRTVTPDFWAEHSIAELETKTEYWLGNQGRITHPVVIRPGDTHYSQISWDDAFELIGEQIRATVPDRTVFYTSGRTANESAFLYQLFARSIGTNNLPDCSNMCHESSGSALNPTIGIGKGTVSLEDIHRAELIFVVGQNPGTNHPRMLSALAECKDNGGKIVAVNPLPEAGLFNFRDPQTPAGVIGKGVDLADEFLQIKVGADLALFQALGHLLLEAEERVPGSVLDLAFIAENTDGIDAYRAARKTIDWAETEAATGLDRAQISTVADMMIKSKATIICWALGLTQQPHSVNTLKEIINLLLLQGNFGKPGAGACPVRGHSNVQGDRTMGVWEKPKEWMLAALDKEFGIESPRVHGLDSVDTVTAFENNDVDVFVSMGGNFALACSDTVLLEAAMKRVGLTVHVSTKPNRSHVCHGQISLILPTLGRTDTDDKHPSGRQVLSVEDSMSVVRTTQGRLDPVSEHMLAEPVIIARMASATLGEDHPVDWREMAEDYDLIRDHISRVLPGFEDFNARLKTKNGFVLPNPPRDTRSFKTDIGLARFTVSPLEYLTPPAGHLILQTMRSHDQYNTTFYGLDDRYRGISGGRRVILINAEDVVELGFQDRDQVDVISTFQGEERRADNFRLVVYPTPRGCAAAYFPEANALMHRELVARESNTPGYKAMAVRFVARAEEAVPVG; encoded by the coding sequence ATGACACGTGGCGCACCGATCGAAGACATCAACGAAGACAACCTGATCGTGAAGGAGCCCAAGACTCACGCAGCCGGTGTGAAAGCCGTGATGGTGGCTCTCGACCGCGGATTTGCCCAGGCCGGGATCGCACGCACGGCAAAGTCGCTGCTGCGACTCAACCAGCGCGACGGTACCGACTGCCCCGGCTGCGCCTGGCCGGAATCTCAGGGCCACCGCAAGACTGCGGAGTTCTGCGAGAACGGTGCCAAGGCCGTCGCCGAGGAGAGCACCCTGCGTACGGTGACGCCCGATTTCTGGGCCGAGCACTCGATCGCCGAGCTCGAGACCAAAACCGAGTACTGGCTTGGCAACCAGGGGCGCATCACGCATCCGGTTGTTATTCGCCCCGGCGACACCCACTACTCGCAGATCAGCTGGGACGACGCGTTCGAGCTCATTGGTGAGCAGATTCGCGCCACCGTTCCCGACCGCACGGTGTTCTACACCTCTGGCCGCACGGCGAACGAGTCGGCCTTTCTCTACCAGCTGTTTGCCCGCTCAATCGGCACAAACAACCTTCCCGACTGCTCGAACATGTGCCACGAGTCCTCAGGTTCAGCCCTGAACCCCACGATTGGCATCGGCAAGGGAACGGTCTCGCTCGAAGACATTCACCGCGCCGAGTTGATCTTCGTTGTGGGTCAGAACCCCGGCACGAACCACCCCCGCATGCTCTCTGCCCTGGCGGAATGCAAGGATAACGGCGGCAAGATCGTGGCCGTCAACCCGCTGCCTGAGGCCGGCCTGTTCAACTTCCGCGACCCGCAGACCCCTGCCGGCGTCATCGGCAAGGGTGTTGACCTCGCCGATGAGTTCCTGCAGATCAAGGTCGGTGCCGACCTCGCACTGTTCCAGGCTCTGGGCCACCTCCTGCTCGAGGCGGAAGAGCGCGTTCCCGGATCTGTTCTTGATCTCGCCTTCATCGCGGAGAACACCGACGGAATCGACGCGTACCGTGCCGCCCGCAAGACCATCGACTGGGCCGAGACGGAAGCTGCAACCGGCCTCGATCGCGCGCAGATTTCCACCGTCGCCGACATGATGATCAAGTCCAAGGCCACCATCATCTGCTGGGCACTCGGTCTCACGCAGCAGCCGCACTCGGTCAACACCCTCAAGGAGATCATCAACCTGCTCCTGCTGCAGGGAAACTTCGGCAAGCCCGGTGCCGGCGCGTGCCCCGTGCGTGGCCACTCCAACGTGCAGGGTGACCGCACCATGGGTGTGTGGGAGAAGCCGAAAGAGTGGATGCTCGCCGCGCTCGACAAGGAATTCGGCATCGAAAGTCCCCGCGTGCACGGTCTCGACTCGGTTGACACCGTGACGGCGTTCGAAAATAACGACGTCGATGTCTTCGTCTCCATGGGTGGCAACTTCGCCCTGGCCTGTTCAGACACCGTGCTACTCGAAGCGGCCATGAAGCGCGTGGGCCTCACGGTTCACGTCTCCACCAAGCCCAACCGGTCCCACGTCTGCCACGGTCAGATCTCGCTCATTTTGCCCACACTCGGCCGCACAGACACCGACGACAAGCACCCGTCTGGCCGTCAGGTTCTCTCGGTCGAAGACTCCATGTCGGTCGTTCGCACCACCCAGGGCCGTCTGGATCCGGTCTCGGAGCACATGCTCGCCGAGCCCGTGATCATTGCCCGCATGGCCAGTGCCACGCTCGGCGAGGACCACCCCGTGGATTGGCGCGAAATGGCCGAGGATTACGACCTGATCCGCGACCACATCTCGCGAGTGCTGCCCGGTTTCGAGGACTTCAACGCGCGTCTGAAGACCAAGAACGGCTTCGTGCTGCCCAACCCGCCCCGCGATACCCGCAGCTTCAAGACCGACATTGGTCTGGCCCGCTTCACCGTGAGCCCGCTCGAGTACCTCACGCCTCCGGCCGGTCACCTCATCCTTCAGACCATGCGTAGCCACGACCAGTACAACACCACGTTCTACGGTCTCGACGACCGCTACCGTGGTATCTCAGGTGGTCGTCGCGTGATCCTCATCAACGCCGAGGACGTTGTGGAGCTGGGCTTCCAGGACCGCGACCAGGTCGACGTGATCAGCACGTTCCAGGGCGAAGAACGACGCGCTGACAACTTCCGCCTGGTGGTCTACCCGACGCCGCGCGGATGTGCCGCCGCGTACTTCCCGGAAGCCAATGCCCTGATGCACCGCGAGCTCGTCGCACGCGAGTCGAACACCCCCGGCTACAAGGCCATGGCGGTTCGGTTCGTGGCCCGTGCCGAAGAGGCCGTGCCGGTCGGCTAA
- a CDS encoding OFA family MFS transporter, with protein sequence MSWLDRDRTIAPPGFNRWLIPPAALAVHLSIGQVYATSVYKTALVEHFDASLTQIGVIFSIAIVMLGLSAAIMGTWVDTNGPRKAMFVSALFWTGGFLIGSLGIFTNQLWLVYLGYGFIGGIGLGIGYISPVSTLIKWFPDRPGLATGMAIMGFGGGALIASPLSIALLTAYDPNSGTTGWIASGDAVGKLFLTFAVLYLVYMMFGAFTIKVPAAGWQPDGYDASKVKVKALVSSNHVSAKNAIKTRQFWLIWIVLFCNVTAGIGILEQAAPMIQDFFRQPDGTSLVSVVVAGGFVGLLSIANMGGRFVWSSTSDFTGRKNIYMIYLGVGMVLYFVLALFGSSTTALYVVLAFVIISFYGGGFATVPAYLRDLFGTFQVGAIHGRLLTAWSAAGIAGPLIVNSILDAQGTPGQLTAADYQPALLTMVGLLVIGFLANLMVRPVASTFHEPVVTPPAVREPALES encoded by the coding sequence ATGAGCTGGCTCGATCGAGACCGCACCATCGCCCCACCCGGATTCAACCGTTGGCTCATACCGCCAGCGGCTTTGGCCGTACATCTCAGCATCGGCCAGGTCTACGCAACCAGCGTGTACAAGACGGCCCTTGTCGAACACTTCGACGCCAGCCTCACGCAGATCGGTGTGATCTTCTCGATCGCCATCGTGATGCTGGGTCTGTCGGCCGCAATCATGGGGACGTGGGTAGACACCAACGGACCACGCAAGGCCATGTTTGTCTCCGCGTTGTTCTGGACCGGTGGATTCCTCATTGGCTCGCTTGGAATCTTCACCAATCAGCTGTGGCTCGTCTACCTCGGTTACGGCTTCATCGGCGGGATCGGCCTCGGAATCGGATATATTTCCCCGGTCTCCACACTTATTAAGTGGTTCCCGGACCGTCCCGGACTGGCAACAGGTATGGCGATCATGGGCTTTGGTGGCGGAGCGCTCATTGCCAGCCCCCTGTCCATCGCACTCCTCACCGCCTACGACCCCAACTCCGGGACAACCGGATGGATCGCCAGCGGCGACGCGGTGGGAAAGCTCTTCCTGACGTTTGCCGTTCTGTACCTCGTGTACATGATGTTCGGTGCGTTCACGATCAAGGTACCGGCCGCCGGTTGGCAGCCCGACGGTTACGACGCCTCGAAGGTTAAGGTCAAGGCGCTGGTCAGCAGCAACCACGTTTCGGCGAAGAACGCCATTAAGACCCGTCAGTTCTGGCTGATCTGGATCGTGCTGTTCTGTAACGTGACGGCCGGAATCGGAATCCTGGAGCAGGCTGCTCCGATGATTCAGGACTTCTTCCGCCAGCCGGATGGCACCTCGCTCGTCAGCGTGGTTGTGGCCGGCGGATTCGTCGGACTGCTGTCGATTGCCAACATGGGTGGCCGCTTTGTGTGGTCGTCCACGTCTGACTTCACCGGACGTAAGAACATCTACATGATCTACCTTGGTGTGGGTATGGTGCTCTACTTCGTGCTCGCCCTGTTTGGGTCCTCAACGACAGCGCTGTACGTGGTGCTCGCGTTCGTGATCATTTCCTTCTACGGCGGCGGTTTCGCCACGGTGCCCGCTTACCTGCGGGACCTGTTTGGTACCTTCCAGGTTGGCGCCATTCACGGTCGTCTGCTCACGGCGTGGTCTGCGGCCGGCATTGCTGGTCCGCTGATCGTCAACTCGATTCTCGACGCTCAGGGCACGCCCGGTCAGCTCACTGCCGCTGACTACCAGCCGGCACTGCTGACCATGGTGGGCCTGCTCGTGATCGGCTTCCTCGCCAACCTCATGGTGCGCCCCGTCGCGTCGACCTTCCACGAGCCAGTGGTAACCCCGCCGGCCGTTCGCGAACCTGCACTGGAGTCCTGA